The following are encoded in a window of Spiroplasma tabanidicola genomic DNA:
- a CDS encoding MOLPALP family lipoprotein: protein MKKLLAIVSALSMSTTVFSVTSCSLVNYKKQYIKNKVDSIVDVASVASRGAILNDAEGISVDYLNNYIGSKKMNDMLPTFKATPQAKVSDFVNATFEDPLDKKFYTGLGDSNGYTLDDGISPDSFADSIIDTGSTALSAIKSAGGIKPSLGGILESLLPEVGGFLSDDGVDFKMSDNALNTFEKLAPYAQQLLNDFGKTGIVSILCRLFFNINFINSGTLDQDALKELVTILTGGPDKSTVVPFILEDYINEIMFNDFKGKYQPTKEELENQDPEVPIDVNLQLTPKVVQQSALVRLNKLLIRLSGRNIDANTPETDPIRLQLEMDDYHPIDKPEFFKENLGENILYLVKNKDKLNYVAIIENISDLFFILCSLIINIGIFDFEQMDNTLSTSLGSDSLFYFQGINSNMAEVLDNKTFASIMNNQKDEKKRMLVIDYNNSINSSGMPNKTKFSAYKLLKNITRAVNVKDSKSMYSMQRIFFLLCYSNASRNPDEDPNKPFGVDYKLSENANLIDIVKLGALTGGMFNREVVGVDSLLNGIIQGIGYKILDMIDGVSIPGIIKGLGGSAISRLAGVLLDTISNNRSIQGVSSILYTINTFFDTGIKISDETTAKMAKGFNALWDKDSQLITELLNKKLWDKPINIQNLLGVDLGDSGTIESLLKKFTEYYNDENRKNYDKSKPDNRVGLVNDGITTLARSLKVENKIQVVYKSDKSIVKNMKGTSGDEDGKYNPITIALNLIKFPGYAVKGPALKPGSEEQIYAGAKGALYALGYVDGQKTFNQGSPLAAIENIFDDESVIKIRDNALSDFKSLSDIKKEYIKTNIDKYIVNDNFSYKMVSYSNITDEDKYGNIEMEITYRSPIDGVEKKYQVKLIEYATKRSWTIESTKKL from the coding sequence ATGAAAAAATTACTCGCAATTGTAAGTGCACTGTCTATGTCTACGACAGTTTTTTCTGTGACATCATGTTCTCTTGTTAACTATAAAAAACAATATATAAAAAATAAAGTTGACTCAATTGTTGATGTAGCAAGTGTTGCTTCTAGAGGAGCAATTTTAAACGATGCTGAAGGTATAAGTGTTGATTATTTAAATAACTATATTGGTAGCAAAAAAATGAATGATATGCTACCGACTTTTAAAGCAACTCCACAAGCAAAAGTAAGTGATTTTGTTAATGCCACATTTGAAGACCCATTAGATAAAAAATTTTACACTGGGCTTGGTGATTCTAATGGTTATACTCTAGATGATGGAATATCTCCTGATTCATTTGCAGATAGCATTATTGATACTGGATCAACTGCTTTATCTGCTATTAAATCTGCAGGAGGAATCAAACCATCTTTAGGAGGAATATTAGAAAGTCTTTTACCAGAAGTTGGTGGTTTTTTAAGTGATGATGGTGTTGATTTTAAAATGTCAGATAACGCATTAAATACATTTGAAAAGTTAGCACCATATGCACAACAATTACTAAATGACTTTGGAAAAACTGGAATTGTATCAATTTTATGTCGATTATTTTTTAATATTAACTTTATAAATTCAGGTACATTAGATCAAGATGCATTAAAAGAATTAGTGACTATTTTAACTGGTGGACCAGATAAAAGTACAGTTGTTCCCTTTATTTTAGAAGATTATATTAATGAAATAATGTTCAACGATTTTAAAGGAAAATATCAACCAACAAAAGAAGAGTTAGAAAATCAAGATCCTGAAGTTCCAATCGATGTAAATCTTCAATTAACTCCAAAAGTAGTTCAACAATCAGCATTAGTTAGATTAAATAAACTTTTAATTAGACTAAGCGGGAGAAATATTGATGCAAACACACCTGAAACCGATCCAATAAGATTACAATTGGAAATGGATGATTATCACCCAATTGATAAACCTGAGTTTTTCAAAGAAAATTTAGGAGAAAACATTTTATATTTAGTAAAAAATAAAGATAAATTAAACTATGTTGCTATTATTGAAAATATTTCAGATTTATTTTTCATACTATGTAGTTTAATAATAAATATTGGTATTTTTGATTTTGAACAAATGGATAATACTTTATCAACTAGCCTTGGATCAGATAGTTTATTTTATTTCCAAGGAATAAATTCAAACATGGCTGAAGTTTTAGATAATAAAACATTTGCTTCAATAATGAATAATCAAAAAGATGAAAAGAAAAGAATGTTAGTAATTGACTATAATAACAGCATTAATTCATCAGGTATGCCTAATAAAACTAAATTTAGCGCTTATAAATTACTAAAAAATATTACTAGAGCTGTTAATGTTAAAGATAGTAAAAGTATGTATAGCATGCAAAGAATATTTTTCTTACTATGTTATTCAAATGCATCAAGAAATCCAGATGAAGATCCAAATAAACCTTTTGGAGTTGATTATAAACTTTCAGAAAATGCTAACTTAATTGATATTGTCAAATTAGGAGCTTTAACTGGAGGAATGTTTAACCGAGAAGTTGTCGGAGTTGATTCATTACTAAACGGAATTATTCAAGGAATTGGATATAAAATCTTAGATATGATAGATGGAGTAAGTATTCCTGGAATAATTAAGGGTCTTGGAGGGAGTGCTATATCAAGACTTGCTGGAGTATTATTAGATACAATTTCAAATAATAGAAGTATCCAAGGAGTTTCATCAATTCTATATACAATTAACACTTTCTTTGATACAGGTATAAAAATTAGTGATGAAACTACTGCAAAAATGGCAAAAGGATTTAATGCTTTATGAGATAAAGATTCTCAATTAATTACAGAATTGCTTAACAAAAAACTATGAGATAAACCAATAAATATTCAAAATTTATTAGGAGTTGATCTAGGAGATTCTGGAACAATTGAAAGTTTATTGAAAAAATTTACAGAATATTACAATGATGAAAATAGAAAAAATTATGATAAATCAAAACCAGATAATAGAGTTGGTCTTGTAAATGATGGAATAACTACACTTGCAAGAAGTTTAAAAGTAGAAAACAAAATTCAAGTAGTTTATAAAAGTGATAAATCTATTGTTAAAAATATGAAAGGTACAAGCGGAGATGAAGATGGGAAATATAACCCAATAACAATTGCACTTAACTTGATTAAATTCCCAGGATATGCTGTAAAAGGACCTGCACTAAAACCAGGTTCAGAAGAACAAATTTATGCAGGTGCTAAAGGTGCTTTATATGCTTTAGGATATGTTGATGGACAAAAAACTTTTAATCAAGGTTCTCCATTAGCTGCTATTGAAAATATCTTTGATGATGAAAGTGTTATTAAAATAAGAGATAATGCGTTAAGTGATTTCAAAAGTTTAAGTGATATTAAAAAAGAATATATTAAAACAAATATTGATAAATATATTGTTAATGATAACTTTAGTTATAAAATGGTTTCATATAGCAACATCACTGATGAAGATAAATATGGAAACATTGAAATGGAAATAACATATCGATCACCAATTGATGGTGTTGAGAAAAAATATCAAGTTAAATTAATCGAATATGCAACAAAAAGAAGCTGAACAATAGAAAGTACTAAAAAATTATAA
- a CDS encoding ABC transporter permease, whose product MYKSSIWLYLKQGLKGVVKFRIQFYVIVILTFISSLILSLSLSASTRILDNYNEIMPKMDQFDYVSTREVGSKKDNDPKIVPMMDLIDYQFLAGYYSAKKDNFDGLNKSYGYNFNLVSITGENDPENTKGFADDKFSQNDDENGLINHYMVTDKFTVTDDFDDLLKDQYNKNYQETFISNAFSQRQVKEAFHKVLSNTRFLDIIFHYQYNKENDVVEYKKTYDQYNKLEITGATKYADYIDGSDKSPSDSDYNLKKVIYGNFVKTAIYYLRECFLQDLSSRKEYLKNTTFDKLWQRGIINKENFFQIFTPAPKESEIDEPTKEYAMPTSVKYPSKYDLYLINALSSLVGQVINSAIEYVQYYIDSSVAEATKVENTTNVDTSKLAVYFNKGVVNDDGIDKEKDVAGFKYWTGDGNVSNPRYIANILYTYIFGNIYSENDIQKDNNDYVNKLNKLQINIDEKQFPYLQQVDLSFSLESDKTSDNSSDIGDETSSLSTRKRADETTPESNRTTADVEYFDYTCQNKTDKFKKGLRGSLNQIIVELDGKESDAMPTGSAGSMSDTKILKFENDRTTINEDIATDTGFVNFSDRFDYSRTKINNIKLYYLKSDIVGEATNVTVDHRAEMGMSDTVQELKYRMVVLDELWNSRLTIVSGRPPTASNEILINSQFAKVNGVKLGSSLSIGGSAFIICGFAADPLTFYPVADMDVPIPNIKKGIIVYATEDTLKRVVTEDFSKYTSKILDTFVTANNSKNAEKATLDYFSSLMSNEKYLYQSYYAKKAYADAQNNSSASIKNSKDILSSINKGYDEYKSFADSTLSFNWTLAPMVTKMFQIFSYTVSFLIALIALAATLIAIKKTIEMNAGEITILKAMGATSSSVAVSYLSYGIISSFIIAPVAWLLGSFFQEGIVSLLISYTGGAYWQAIFDWQALLVTLGIFGVLTLGVSYYVAYRLVRKPVLEIAKIKDVVKKNETLEKIKKFLTKNKSFSKKFSTELAINGFSKTLLTAVAIFFASFFISGSMAIPGLVKKTLNDYYKSVNYTNYVDYVDLVGNGPLSKSALSPWQGVESYEDKYIDTQGKLDAGITNVGKTTSATLPISDHSVMPKVLISSADGSKNTVRYDWTYNVATEGIKDENGKLIQEPNIISTISSIFGNNILEMLGKSISIGDIQLLLDWIIHSDNPEYDNIVNRRSKISQYSTLLTSGLPTLIKQLLTSGLGDLEGTWKEQIVDVILTQTPAYIRNYLNISENRKNQYRFGWTFNTYIPGMDSMYTKVNMKNDVDNVQVSGMDSTQVAYKLPTDGEKIFLDQNSLKQIEDLLFARESAPTTDITVNGFKVYDYSTKTLNVPTLANEDSSINYHYKNSQLENMNSSVTRLVLAKDGTNIPNSAWKYDDRDYQFFKNGDTEETKNAWLDPASLSDSKFTYAPTFSLDSVVQSRADDEQKNPVDLFYKKGFDRYSYAKKLVNNTYGFYDLQSKMDENNQEQLSAEIRPYYQFDDIMLFIPYEKYDDFKNVINQGNATISDAWYGTVDASKVPEDTVKDWKNSLNMKENPKQFLWIRPYSLYFDSNLPYEKPSNNLQGSETSNFTNTRYNFLQYIFSKSDSPMAVKSDVKMNWAKLSEGNVTKINLTKVKSIPVYGSKLIIADQGLTNLINGYSTARYIPFNFNYENVSEPSGSYDADGVKIDTFKLNTPESQVDEKNKDNWLYGKDETQKAVRPIMWYNGSYSNASEPYFMTTQGSFSMSPRIGDYSINVPNNFSSTVEIGAIKLLSEEKNLINQIAVLIITIGVFFIIFIVIVATLTIILISDLYVTQYKRFMVVMKSLGYSNREIINYTFRFVTLWSFSLFLFGMILSYLGVFFTMKYVSQNILSIPVGFMWWTPFASSLLIIGSYVLSISLTTKRIRKESPTVLVL is encoded by the coding sequence ATGTATAAGAGTAGCATATGACTTTACTTAAAACAAGGTTTAAAAGGTGTTGTAAAGTTTAGAATTCAATTCTATGTAATTGTAATTCTAACTTTTATTTCATCTTTAATTTTAAGTCTTTCATTGTCTGCTTCTACAAGAATTTTAGACAATTATAATGAAATTATGCCTAAAATGGATCAATTTGATTATGTTTCTACTAGAGAAGTTGGATCAAAAAAGGATAATGACCCTAAAATTGTTCCGATGATGGATTTAATTGATTATCAATTTTTAGCTGGATATTATTCTGCTAAAAAAGATAATTTTGATGGCTTAAATAAAAGTTATGGATATAATTTTAATTTAGTTTCTATAACAGGTGAAAACGATCCGGAAAATACAAAAGGTTTTGCAGATGATAAATTTAGTCAAAATGATGATGAAAATGGATTAATTAATCACTACATGGTTACTGATAAATTTACTGTAACAGATGATTTTGATGATCTTTTAAAAGACCAATACAATAAAAACTACCAAGAAACTTTTATTTCAAATGCATTTAGTCAACGTCAAGTTAAAGAAGCTTTTCATAAAGTTTTAAGTAATACTAGATTTTTAGATATCATTTTTCATTATCAATATAATAAGGAAAATGATGTAGTTGAATATAAAAAAACTTATGATCAATATAATAAATTAGAAATAACTGGAGCTACAAAATATGCAGATTATATTGATGGATCTGATAAAAGTCCAAGTGACAGTGATTATAATTTAAAAAAAGTTATTTATGGAAATTTTGTAAAAACAGCAATTTATTATTTAAGAGAGTGTTTTTTACAAGATTTATCAAGTAGAAAAGAATATTTAAAAAATACTACATTTGATAAATTATGACAAAGAGGAATAATTAACAAAGAAAATTTCTTTCAAATTTTTACTCCTGCACCAAAAGAAAGTGAAATAGATGAACCTACGAAAGAATATGCAATGCCAACAAGCGTTAAATATCCTTCTAAATATGATTTATATTTAATTAATGCATTAAGTAGTTTAGTAGGACAAGTTATAAACTCTGCAATTGAATATGTTCAATATTATATTGACTCATCAGTTGCTGAAGCTACAAAAGTTGAAAACACAACTAATGTCGATACTTCAAAATTAGCAGTATATTTTAATAAAGGTGTTGTAAATGATGATGGTATCGATAAAGAAAAAGATGTTGCTGGATTTAAATATTGAACTGGTGATGGAAATGTAAGCAATCCAAGATATATCGCAAACATTTTATATACATATATTTTTGGAAATATTTATAGTGAAAATGATATTCAAAAAGATAATAATGATTATGTTAATAAGTTAAATAAATTACAAATAAATATTGATGAAAAACAGTTTCCGTATTTACAACAAGTTGATTTATCTTTTTCATTGGAATCAGATAAAACCAGTGATAATTCTTCAGATATTGGAGATGAAACTTCAAGTTTATCAACACGTAAAAGAGCTGATGAAACAACTCCAGAAAGTAATCGAACAACAGCAGATGTTGAATATTTTGATTATACTTGTCAAAATAAAACTGATAAATTTAAAAAAGGTTTAAGAGGAAGTTTGAATCAAATTATAGTTGAGCTTGACGGAAAAGAATCAGATGCAATGCCAACAGGTAGTGCAGGTAGTATGAGTGATACTAAAATTTTAAAATTTGAAAATGATAGAACTACAATTAACGAAGATATTGCAACAGATACTGGTTTTGTAAATTTCTCAGATCGTTTTGATTATAGTAGAACAAAAATAAACAATATTAAATTATATTATTTAAAAAGTGATATAGTTGGTGAAGCAACTAACGTAACTGTTGATCATCGTGCTGAAATGGGAATGTCAGATACTGTTCAAGAGTTGAAATATCGTATGGTTGTTTTAGATGAATTATGGAATTCTAGATTAACAATTGTATCTGGAAGACCTCCAACAGCAAGCAATGAAATTTTAATTAACTCTCAATTTGCAAAAGTTAATGGAGTTAAATTAGGGAGTTCATTATCAATCGGAGGATCTGCGTTTATTATTTGTGGTTTTGCAGCAGACCCACTTACTTTTTATCCTGTTGCAGATATGGATGTTCCAATTCCTAACATCAAAAAAGGAATTATAGTTTATGCAACAGAAGATACTTTAAAAAGAGTTGTTACAGAAGATTTTAGTAAATATACTTCAAAAATATTAGATACTTTTGTTACTGCAAACAATAGCAAAAATGCTGAAAAAGCAACTTTAGATTATTTTTCATCTTTAATGTCTAATGAAAAATATTTATATCAATCTTATTATGCAAAAAAAGCTTATGCTGATGCACAAAATAATTCTTCAGCTTCAATTAAAAATAGCAAAGATATTTTGTCAAGCATTAATAAGGGATATGATGAATATAAAAGTTTTGCAGATTCAACACTATCTTTCAACTGAACATTAGCACCAATGGTTACTAAAATGTTTCAAATTTTTTCTTATACAGTTTCATTTTTAATTGCATTGATTGCACTTGCTGCTACTTTAATTGCGATTAAAAAAACAATTGAAATGAATGCAGGAGAAATTACAATATTAAAAGCTATGGGAGCAACAAGTTCAAGTGTTGCGGTTTCATACTTATCATATGGTATTATTTCATCATTTATTATTGCACCAGTTGCTTGATTATTAGGATCATTCTTTCAAGAAGGAATTGTTAGTTTATTAATATCCTATACAGGTGGTGCTTATTGGCAAGCTATCTTTGATTGGCAAGCTTTACTTGTAACACTTGGAATATTTGGAGTATTAACGCTTGGTGTTTCTTATTATGTTGCATATCGGTTGGTTAGAAAACCAGTTCTTGAAATTGCAAAAATTAAAGATGTTGTTAAGAAAAATGAGACTCTTGAAAAAATTAAAAAATTTCTTACAAAAAATAAAAGTTTTTCAAAAAAATTCAGTACTGAACTTGCTATAAATGGATTTTCAAAAACTCTTTTAACAGCAGTTGCAATATTCTTTGCTTCGTTCTTTATATCGGGATCAATGGCAATACCTGGATTGGTGAAAAAAACCTTAAATGATTATTATAAAAGTGTAAATTACACCAATTATGTTGATTATGTTGATTTAGTTGGAAACGGTCCTTTATCAAAAAGTGCTTTATCTCCATGGCAAGGTGTTGAAAGCTATGAAGATAAATATATTGATACTCAAGGTAAATTAGATGCAGGAATTACAAATGTAGGTAAAACAACTTCTGCAACATTACCAATTTCTGATCACTCAGTTATGCCAAAAGTATTGATTTCATCAGCTGATGGATCTAAAAATACTGTTAGATATGATTGAACTTATAATGTTGCAACAGAAGGAATAAAAGATGAAAACGGTAAACTTATTCAAGAACCAAATATTATTTCAACAATATCATCAATTTTTGGTAATAATATTCTTGAAATGCTTGGAAAAAGTATTAGTATTGGAGATATTCAATTACTTTTAGATTGAATTATTCACTCAGATAATCCAGAATATGACAATATTGTTAATAGAAGATCAAAAATTTCTCAATACTCAACATTGCTAACTTCAGGATTACCAACTTTGATTAAACAATTGCTAACTTCAGGGTTAGGAGATTTAGAAGGAACTTGAAAAGAACAAATTGTTGATGTTATTCTTACTCAAACTCCAGCTTATATTAGAAACTATTTAAATATTTCAGAAAATAGAAAAAACCAATATCGTTTCGGATGAACTTTTAATACTTACATTCCAGGTATGGATTCAATGTATACAAAAGTTAATATGAAAAATGATGTTGACAATGTTCAAGTAAGTGGTATGGATTCAACTCAAGTTGCTTATAAATTACCAACTGATGGAGAAAAAATCTTTTTAGATCAAAATAGTTTAAAACAAATTGAAGATCTTTTATTTGCAAGAGAATCTGCACCAACAACAGATATAACAGTTAATGGTTTTAAAGTTTATGATTACAGTACAAAAACTTTAAATGTTCCTACATTAGCTAATGAAGACTCTTCAATTAATTATCATTATAAAAATTCGCAACTTGAAAATATGAATTCATCTGTAACTAGATTAGTTTTAGCAAAAGATGGAACAAATATACCAAACAGTGCATGAAAATATGATGATAGAGATTATCAATTCTTTAAAAATGGTGATACTGAAGAAACTAAAAACGCTTGATTAGACCCAGCTTCTTTAAGTGATTCAAAATTCACTTATGCTCCAACATTTTCATTAGATAGCGTTGTTCAAAGCAGAGCAGATGATGAGCAAAAAAATCCTGTTGATTTATTCTACAAAAAAGGATTTGATAGATATTCTTATGCAAAAAAATTAGTTAATAATACTTATGGTTTCTATGATTTACAATCAAAAATGGACGAAAATAACCAAGAACAACTATCTGCTGAGATTAGACCTTATTATCAATTTGATGATATAATGTTATTTATACCTTATGAAAAATATGATGATTTTAAAAATGTAATCAATCAAGGTAATGCAACAATTAGTGATGCGTGATACGGAACAGTTGATGCAAGTAAAGTTCCAGAAGATACTGTTAAAGATTGAAAAAACTCATTAAATATGAAAGAAAATCCAAAACAGTTCTTATGGATTAGACCTTATTCATTGTACTTTGATAGTAATTTACCATACGAAAAACCATCAAATAACTTACAAGGTAGTGAAACAAGTAACTTTACAAATACAAGATATAACTTTTTACAATACATTTTTTCAAAATCAGATAGCCCAATGGCTGTAAAAAGTGATGTAAAAATGAATTGAGCTAAATTATCTGAAGGAAATGTTACAAAAATCAATTTAACAAAAGTAAAATCAATTCCAGTATATGGAAGTAAGTTAATTATTGCAGACCAAGGATTAACAAACTTAATTAATGGATATAGTACTGCAAGATATATTCCATTTAACTTCAACTATGAAAATGTTTCTGAACCATCCGGAAGCTATGATGCTGATGGAGTCAAAATTGATACTTTTAAATTAAATACACCAGAATCTCAAGTGGATGAAAAAAATAAAGATAATTGATTATATGGTAAAGATGAAACCCAAAAAGCAGTTAGACCTATTATGTGATACAACGGTAGTTATTCAAATGCTAGTGAACCATACTTTATGACTACACAAGGATCATTTTCTATGTCACCAAGAATTGGGGATTATTCTATAAATGTACCAAATAACTTTTCTTCAACTGTTGAAATTGGAGCAATTAAGCTTCTAAGTGAAGAGAAAAATTTAATTAACCAAATTGCTGTATTGATTATTACAATTGGAGTATTTTTTATTATCTTTATTGTTATTGTTGCTACTTTAACAATTATCTTGATATCTGATTTATATGTTACTCAATATAAACGATTTATGGTTGTTATGAAATCGCTTGGATACTCGAATCGGGAGATTATAAACTATACATTTAGATTTGTAACGCTCTGGTCATTCTCACTATTCTTGTTCGGAATGATATTAAGTTATCTTGGTGTCTTCTTTACAATGAAATATGTAAGTCAAAATATTTTATCAATTCCAGTTGGCTTTATGTGGTGAACTCCGTTTGCCTCATCCTTACTGATTATTGGTTCTTATGTGTTATCAATTTCATTGACAACAAAAAGAATTAGAAAAGAATCACCAACTGTATTGGTTTTATAG
- a CDS encoding ABC transporter ATP-binding protein, whose translation MSIEYAVEMQNISMIFNNNIIANKNVNLNIKKGEIHALIGENGAGKSTLMSILFGIYEPTKGIIKINGNVQIISNPIVANNLKIGMVHQNFQMVDIFKLWENIAVGSEIKKFKVFNNKKAILKKIETIMKENDLEVNLNLLAKNATVGEQQRAEILKLLYREAEILIFDEPTAVLTPNEIDGFLKVLINLKNNGKSIILISHKMDEIEKVADRATVLRRGKVIGTYNLNETSVDELSFAMVGRQLKKIINNHKDIDNKKILEIENLNVQKNNNKKVIGLKKLNLQIKAGEILGISGVQGNGQEELANIIAGMQKPKSGKVLINQIDITKKSIYERYHKYKMSHIPLDRQKHGLVLDFNVIENTVLQDVGIKPFASKLGILNFDEIKKFGQTIVEKYDVRNASNGYAIVRSLSGGNQQKIIIGRELTRESDFILIYQPTRGLDIGSIEFIHSQILEAKKLKKAILLISYELNEILALSDRVVILSSGEAIGELTGDKISYENIGKLMIGNKK comes from the coding sequence ATGAGTATAGAGTATGCAGTAGAAATGCAAAACATTTCAATGATATTTAATAATAATATTATTGCAAACAAAAATGTAAATCTTAATATTAAAAAAGGTGAGATACATGCTTTGATTGGAGAAAATGGTGCAGGTAAATCAACTTTAATGTCAATTCTTTTTGGAATTTATGAACCTACAAAAGGAATAATTAAAATAAATGGTAATGTACAAATAATTTCAAATCCAATTGTTGCAAATAATTTAAAAATTGGAATGGTGCATCAAAATTTTCAAATGGTTGATATTTTTAAACTTTGAGAAAACATAGCGGTAGGATCTGAAATAAAAAAGTTTAAAGTTTTTAATAATAAAAAAGCAATTTTAAAAAAAATTGAAACTATAATGAAAGAAAATGATTTAGAAGTAAATCTAAATTTATTAGCAAAAAATGCTACAGTTGGTGAACAACAAAGAGCAGAAATTTTAAAATTATTATATAGAGAAGCTGAAATTTTAATTTTTGATGAACCTACTGCTGTTCTAACTCCTAATGAGATTGATGGATTTTTAAAAGTTTTAATTAATTTAAAAAATAATGGTAAATCAATAATTTTAATTTCACATAAAATGGATGAAATAGAAAAAGTAGCAGATCGAGCAACCGTTTTGAGAAGAGGAAAAGTAATTGGAACTTACAATTTAAATGAAACTTCAGTTGACGAATTATCTTTTGCAATGGTTGGAAGACAATTAAAAAAAATAATTAATAATCATAAAGACATAGATAATAAAAAAATTTTAGAAATAGAAAACTTAAATGTACAAAAAAATAATAATAAAAAAGTTATAGGTTTAAAAAAATTAAATTTACAAATTAAGGCCGGTGAAATTTTAGGAATTTCAGGAGTGCAAGGAAATGGACAAGAAGAATTAGCAAATATAATAGCAGGTATGCAAAAACCTAAGTCAGGAAAAGTTTTAATAAATCAAATTGATATAACTAAAAAAAGTATATATGAAAGATATCATAAATATAAAATGTCACACATTCCATTAGATCGACAAAAGCATGGATTAGTATTAGATTTTAATGTTATTGAAAATACAGTTTTACAAGATGTTGGTATAAAACCTTTTGCTTCTAAATTAGGAATCTTAAATTTTGATGAAATAAAGAAATTTGGACAAACTATTGTAGAAAAGTATGATGTTAGAAATGCAAGTAATGGTTATGCAATTGTTAGATCTTTGTCCGGAGGTAATCAGCAAAAAATTATTATTGGAAGAGAACTTACAAGAGAAAGTGATTTTATATTAATTTATCAACCAACAAGAGGACTAGATATTGGGTCAATTGAATTTATACACAGTCAAATCTTAGAAGCTAAGAAATTAAAAAAAGCAATTTTATTAATAAGTTATGAGCTAAATGAAATTTTAGCATTATCAGATCGAGTTGTAATATTAAGTTCTGGTGAAGCAATTGGAGAATTAACAGGAGATAAAATCTCATATGAAAATATAGGAAAATTAATGATTGGAAACAAAAAGTAA